One genomic region from Apodemus sylvaticus chromosome 1, mApoSyl1.1, whole genome shotgun sequence encodes:
- the Tulp2 gene encoding tubby-related protein 2 isoform X5 — MVQANPDASLRHRRPRRGEERFQSDSSWGLGVGSPFLQENVPQAHLPSGAHSALVTMSYVGDGSGERAPLLSPRGAVYTRGNGPAVRHLCWLPDSSDSDVEEVTMEDIPVISRPPKMHLANRRRGWLASPGPGISEEEEVESKDARVEDKTPSPDPDPDPDPDPDPDPDPTVNSDSVHEDLAPCQMEENTTTEDTETASGIGDEDPEKKEATESTETTNAPVAATVLQGDGDTSNHNAWNMACPPPRTPGPRLGEDMEAYVLLPAPRDHMVQCRIVRNKHGMDKGMFPSYYLYLEAEDGVAHFLLAGRKRKRSKTSNYLISLDPKDMSRNGNNFVGKVRSNVLGTKFTIFDNGVNPERSYWIPDSARIREELGVVCYETNVLGFRGPRKMTVILPGMDSRKQRMKVQPQNDQDSILSRVQKGAGHGLLLLQNKAPSWSDESGAYVLNFHGRVTRASVKNFQIVHPDEPDHLVLQFGRVAPNIFTMDFRYPLCPLQAFAICLSSFDGKLACE, encoded by the exons ATGGTTCAGGCCAATCCTGATGCTTCCCTGAGGCACCGGCGACCCAGGCGTGGGGAGGAGCGCTTCCAGAGTGACAGCAGCTGGGGCCTTG GTGTTGGGAGCCCTTTCCTCCAGGAGAACGTACCACAGGCGCATCTGCCCTCCGGGGCGCACAGTGCCCTTGTCACCATGAGCTACGTCGGAGATGGGAGTGGCGAGCGGGCCCCCCTACTGTCACCCAGAGGAGCAG TATACACTCGGGGCAACGGCCCCGCGGTCCGCCATCTATGCTGGCTCCCAGACAGCTCCGATTCAGATGTGGAGGAAGTAACCATGGAGGACATCCCGGTCATCTCCCGACCTCCCAAGATGCATCTGGCAAACCGACGCAGGGGCTGGTTAGCCTCCCCAGGACCCG GGATCAGTGAAGAGGAAGAGGTTGAATCCAAGGATGCCAGAGTCGAAGACAAGACACCTagcccagacccagacccagacccagacccagatccagacccagacccagaccctaCCGTCAACTCTGATAGCGTCCACGAAGACTTAGCACCCTGCCAGATGGAAGAAAACACAACCACAGAGGATACAGAAACAGCCTCTGGCATCGGG GATGAAGACCCGGAGAAGAAAGAGGCCACAGAGTCTACAGAGACAACCAACGCCCCAGTGGCAGCCACGGTTTTACAAGGCGATGGTGACACCAGCAACCACAACGCCTGGAACATGGCCTGCCCCCCGCCTCGCACTCCAGGCCCGCGGCTCGGGGAGGACATGGAGGCATACGTATTGCTCCCTGCACCCCGAGACCACATGGTGCAGTGCCGCATCGTCCGAAACAAGCATGGCATGGACAAGGGCATGTTCCCTTCCTACTACCTCTACCTGGAGGCAGAGGATGGTGTAGCA CATTTCCTTCTGGCTGGgcggaaaaggaaaagaagcaaaactTCAAATTATCTCATCTCCCTGGACCCCAAAGACATGTCTCGCAATGGGAACAACTTTGTAGGCAAAGTTAG ATCCAATGTCTTGGGCACGAAATTCACCATCTTTGATAATGGGGTGAACCCTGAGCGGAGCTACTGGATTCCAGACAGTGCCCGGATCAGAGAGGAGCTGGGAGTTGTATGCTAC GAGACCAATGTCTTGGGATTCAGGGGGCCTCGGAAAATGACAGTGATCCTTCCAGGAATGGATAGCCGGAAGCAGAGGATGAAAGTCCAGCCACAAAAT GATCAGGATTCGATATTGAGTCGTGTACAGAAGGGCGCTGGACATGGGCTGCTCCTCCTACAGAACAAGGCCCCATCGTGGAGCGACGAAAGCGGCGCATACGTACTCAATTTTCACGGTCGTGTCACGCGGGCTTCGGTCAAGAACTTCCAGATAGTGCACCCGGATGAAC CGGACCACCTGGTGCTCCAGTTTGGCCGAGTGGCCCCAAACATATTCACGATGGATTTCCGATATCCTCTTTGCCCGCTCCAAGCCTTCGCCATCTGCTTATCCAGTTTCGATGGGAAACTGGCGTGTGAGTAA
- the Tulp2 gene encoding tubby-related protein 2 isoform X7, with translation MEDIPVISRPPKMHLANRRRGWLASPGPGISEEEEVESKDARVEDKTPSPDPDPDPDPDPDPDPDPTVNSDSVHEDLAPCQMEENTTTEDTETASGIGDEDPEKKEATESTETTNAPVAATVLQGDGDTSNHNAWNMACPPPRTPGPRLGEDMEAYVLLPAPRDHMVQCRIVRNKHGMDKGMFPSYYLYLEAEDGVAVRSSPLGHFLLAGRKRKRSKTSNYLISLDPKDMSRNGNNFVGKVRSNVLGTKFTIFDNGVNPERSYWIPDSARIREELGVVCYETNVLGFRGPRKMTVILPGMDSRKQRMKVQPQNDQDSILSRVQKGAGHGLLLLQNKAPSWSDESGAYVLNFHGRVTRASVKNFQIVHPDERELLAIRRKIGDGGGSGHSSTTKQGGCVAVAWPPGRCSLLGSLRFLAWLRVQRCVNKKGI, from the exons ATGGAGGACATCCCGGTCATCTCCCGACCTCCCAAGATGCATCTGGCAAACCGACGCAGGGGCTGGTTAGCCTCCCCAGGACCCG GGATCAGTGAAGAGGAAGAGGTTGAATCCAAGGATGCCAGAGTCGAAGACAAGACACCTagcccagacccagacccagacccagacccagatccagacccagacccagaccctaCCGTCAACTCTGATAGCGTCCACGAAGACTTAGCACCCTGCCAGATGGAAGAAAACACAACCACAGAGGATACAGAAACAGCCTCTGGCATCGGG GATGAAGACCCGGAGAAGAAAGAGGCCACAGAGTCTACAGAGACAACCAACGCCCCAGTGGCAGCCACGGTTTTACAAGGCGATGGTGACACCAGCAACCACAACGCCTGGAACATGGCCTGCCCCCCGCCTCGCACTCCAGGCCCGCGGCTCGGGGAGGACATGGAGGCATACGTATTGCTCCCTGCACCCCGAGACCACATGGTGCAGTGCCGCATCGTCCGAAACAAGCATGGCATGGACAAGGGCATGTTCCCTTCCTACTACCTCTACCTGGAGGCAGAGGATGGTGTAGCAGTACGCTCCAGCCCTTTGGGG CATTTCCTTCTGGCTGGgcggaaaaggaaaagaagcaaaactTCAAATTATCTCATCTCCCTGGACCCCAAAGACATGTCTCGCAATGGGAACAACTTTGTAGGCAAAGTTAG ATCCAATGTCTTGGGCACGAAATTCACCATCTTTGATAATGGGGTGAACCCTGAGCGGAGCTACTGGATTCCAGACAGTGCCCGGATCAGAGAGGAGCTGGGAGTTGTATGCTAC GAGACCAATGTCTTGGGATTCAGGGGGCCTCGGAAAATGACAGTGATCCTTCCAGGAATGGATAGCCGGAAGCAGAGGATGAAAGTCCAGCCACAAAAT GATCAGGATTCGATATTGAGTCGTGTACAGAAGGGCGCTGGACATGGGCTGCTCCTCCTACAGAACAAGGCCCCATCGTGGAGCGACGAAAGCGGCGCATACGTACTCAATTTTCACGGTCGTGTCACGCGGGCTTCGGTCAAGAACTTCCAGATAGTGCACCCGGATGAACGTGAGCTTCTAGCAATCCGAAGAAAGATTGGGGATGGGGGCGGAAGCGGGCACTCAAGTACAACTAAGCAGGGTGGGTGCGTCGCTGTCGCATGGCCTCCTGGGAGATGTAGTTTATTGGGCTCCTTGCGTTTCCTAGCTTGGTTGAGGGTACAGCGGTGTGTCAACAAAAAGGGAATTTGA
- the Tulp2 gene encoding tubby-related protein 2 isoform X4 has translation MVQANPDASLRHRRPRRGEERFQSDSSWGLGVGSPFLQENVPQAHLPSGAHSALVTMSYVGDGSGERAPLLSPRGAVYTRGNGPAVRHLCWLPDSSDSDVEEVTMEDIPVISRPPKMHLANRRRGWLASPGPGISEEEEVESKDARVEDKTPSPDPDPDPDPDPDPDPDPTVNSDSVHEDLAPCQMEENTTTEDTETASGIGDEDPEKKEATESTETTNAPVAATVLQGDGDTSNHNAWNMACPPPRTPGPRLGEDMEAYVLLPAPRDHMVQCRIVRNKHGMDKGMFPSYYLYLEAEDGVAVRSSPLGHFLLAGRKRKRSKTSNYLISLDPKDMSRNGNNFVGKVRSNVLGTKFTIFDNGVNPERSYWIPDSARIREELGVVCYETNVLGFRGPRKMTVILPGMDSRKQRMKVQPQNDQDSILSRVQKGAGHGLLLLQNKAPSWSDESGAYVLNFHGRVTRASVKNFQIVHPDEPDHLVLQFGRVAPNIFTMDFRYPLCPLQAFAICLSSFDGKLA, from the exons ATGGTTCAGGCCAATCCTGATGCTTCCCTGAGGCACCGGCGACCCAGGCGTGGGGAGGAGCGCTTCCAGAGTGACAGCAGCTGGGGCCTTG GTGTTGGGAGCCCTTTCCTCCAGGAGAACGTACCACAGGCGCATCTGCCCTCCGGGGCGCACAGTGCCCTTGTCACCATGAGCTACGTCGGAGATGGGAGTGGCGAGCGGGCCCCCCTACTGTCACCCAGAGGAGCAG TATACACTCGGGGCAACGGCCCCGCGGTCCGCCATCTATGCTGGCTCCCAGACAGCTCCGATTCAGATGTGGAGGAAGTAACCATGGAGGACATCCCGGTCATCTCCCGACCTCCCAAGATGCATCTGGCAAACCGACGCAGGGGCTGGTTAGCCTCCCCAGGACCCG GGATCAGTGAAGAGGAAGAGGTTGAATCCAAGGATGCCAGAGTCGAAGACAAGACACCTagcccagacccagacccagacccagacccagatccagacccagacccagaccctaCCGTCAACTCTGATAGCGTCCACGAAGACTTAGCACCCTGCCAGATGGAAGAAAACACAACCACAGAGGATACAGAAACAGCCTCTGGCATCGGG GATGAAGACCCGGAGAAGAAAGAGGCCACAGAGTCTACAGAGACAACCAACGCCCCAGTGGCAGCCACGGTTTTACAAGGCGATGGTGACACCAGCAACCACAACGCCTGGAACATGGCCTGCCCCCCGCCTCGCACTCCAGGCCCGCGGCTCGGGGAGGACATGGAGGCATACGTATTGCTCCCTGCACCCCGAGACCACATGGTGCAGTGCCGCATCGTCCGAAACAAGCATGGCATGGACAAGGGCATGTTCCCTTCCTACTACCTCTACCTGGAGGCAGAGGATGGTGTAGCAGTACGCTCCAGCCCTTTGGGG CATTTCCTTCTGGCTGGgcggaaaaggaaaagaagcaaaactTCAAATTATCTCATCTCCCTGGACCCCAAAGACATGTCTCGCAATGGGAACAACTTTGTAGGCAAAGTTAG ATCCAATGTCTTGGGCACGAAATTCACCATCTTTGATAATGGGGTGAACCCTGAGCGGAGCTACTGGATTCCAGACAGTGCCCGGATCAGAGAGGAGCTGGGAGTTGTATGCTAC GAGACCAATGTCTTGGGATTCAGGGGGCCTCGGAAAATGACAGTGATCCTTCCAGGAATGGATAGCCGGAAGCAGAGGATGAAAGTCCAGCCACAAAAT GATCAGGATTCGATATTGAGTCGTGTACAGAAGGGCGCTGGACATGGGCTGCTCCTCCTACAGAACAAGGCCCCATCGTGGAGCGACGAAAGCGGCGCATACGTACTCAATTTTCACGGTCGTGTCACGCGGGCTTCGGTCAAGAACTTCCAGATAGTGCACCCGGATGAAC CGGACCACCTGGTGCTCCAGTTTGGCCGAGTGGCCCCAAACATATTCACGATGGATTTCCGATATCCTCTTTGCCCGCTCCAAGCCTTCGCCATCTGCTTATCCAGTTTCGATGGGAAACTGGCGT GA
- the Tulp2 gene encoding tubby-related protein 2 isoform X1 yields the protein MVQANPDASLRHRRPRRGEERFQSDSSWGLGVGSPFLQENVPQAHLPSGAHSALVTMSYVGDGSGERAPLLSPRGAVYTRGNGPAVRHLCWLPDSSDSDVEEVTMEDIPVISRPPKMHLANRRRGWLASPGPGISEEEEVESKDARVEDKTPSPDPDPDPDPDPDPDPDPTVNSDSVHEDLAPCQMEENTTTEDTETASGIGDEDPEKKEATESTETTNAPVAATVLQGDGDTSNHNAWNMACPPPRTPGPRLGEDMEAYVLLPAPRDHMVQCRIVRNKHGMDKGMFPSYYLYLEAEDGVAVRSSPLGHFLLAGRKRKRSKTSNYLISLDPKDMSRNGNNFVGKVRSNVLGTKFTIFDNGVNPERSYWIPDSARIREELGVVCYETNVLGFRGPRKMTVILPGMDSRKQRMKVQPQNDQDSILSRVQKGAGHGLLLLQNKAPSWSDESGAYVLNFHGRVTRASVKNFQIVHPDERELLAIRRKIGDGGGSGHSSTTKQGGCVAVAWPPGRCSLLGSLRFLAWLRVQRCVNKKGI from the exons ATGGTTCAGGCCAATCCTGATGCTTCCCTGAGGCACCGGCGACCCAGGCGTGGGGAGGAGCGCTTCCAGAGTGACAGCAGCTGGGGCCTTG GTGTTGGGAGCCCTTTCCTCCAGGAGAACGTACCACAGGCGCATCTGCCCTCCGGGGCGCACAGTGCCCTTGTCACCATGAGCTACGTCGGAGATGGGAGTGGCGAGCGGGCCCCCCTACTGTCACCCAGAGGAGCAG TATACACTCGGGGCAACGGCCCCGCGGTCCGCCATCTATGCTGGCTCCCAGACAGCTCCGATTCAGATGTGGAGGAAGTAACCATGGAGGACATCCCGGTCATCTCCCGACCTCCCAAGATGCATCTGGCAAACCGACGCAGGGGCTGGTTAGCCTCCCCAGGACCCG GGATCAGTGAAGAGGAAGAGGTTGAATCCAAGGATGCCAGAGTCGAAGACAAGACACCTagcccagacccagacccagacccagacccagatccagacccagacccagaccctaCCGTCAACTCTGATAGCGTCCACGAAGACTTAGCACCCTGCCAGATGGAAGAAAACACAACCACAGAGGATACAGAAACAGCCTCTGGCATCGGG GATGAAGACCCGGAGAAGAAAGAGGCCACAGAGTCTACAGAGACAACCAACGCCCCAGTGGCAGCCACGGTTTTACAAGGCGATGGTGACACCAGCAACCACAACGCCTGGAACATGGCCTGCCCCCCGCCTCGCACTCCAGGCCCGCGGCTCGGGGAGGACATGGAGGCATACGTATTGCTCCCTGCACCCCGAGACCACATGGTGCAGTGCCGCATCGTCCGAAACAAGCATGGCATGGACAAGGGCATGTTCCCTTCCTACTACCTCTACCTGGAGGCAGAGGATGGTGTAGCAGTACGCTCCAGCCCTTTGGGG CATTTCCTTCTGGCTGGgcggaaaaggaaaagaagcaaaactTCAAATTATCTCATCTCCCTGGACCCCAAAGACATGTCTCGCAATGGGAACAACTTTGTAGGCAAAGTTAG ATCCAATGTCTTGGGCACGAAATTCACCATCTTTGATAATGGGGTGAACCCTGAGCGGAGCTACTGGATTCCAGACAGTGCCCGGATCAGAGAGGAGCTGGGAGTTGTATGCTAC GAGACCAATGTCTTGGGATTCAGGGGGCCTCGGAAAATGACAGTGATCCTTCCAGGAATGGATAGCCGGAAGCAGAGGATGAAAGTCCAGCCACAAAAT GATCAGGATTCGATATTGAGTCGTGTACAGAAGGGCGCTGGACATGGGCTGCTCCTCCTACAGAACAAGGCCCCATCGTGGAGCGACGAAAGCGGCGCATACGTACTCAATTTTCACGGTCGTGTCACGCGGGCTTCGGTCAAGAACTTCCAGATAGTGCACCCGGATGAACGTGAGCTTCTAGCAATCCGAAGAAAGATTGGGGATGGGGGCGGAAGCGGGCACTCAAGTACAACTAAGCAGGGTGGGTGCGTCGCTGTCGCATGGCCTCCTGGGAGATGTAGTTTATTGGGCTCCTTGCGTTTCCTAGCTTGGTTGAGGGTACAGCGGTGTGTCAACAAAAAGGGAATTTGA
- the Tulp2 gene encoding tubby-related protein 2 isoform X2, with translation MVQANPDASLRHRRPRRGEERFQSDSSWGLGVGSPFLQENVPQAHLPSGAHSALVTMSYVGDGSGERAPLLSPRGAVYTRGNGPAVRHLCWLPDSSDSDVEEVTMEDIPVISRPPKMHLANRRRGWLASPGPGISEEEEVESKDARVEDKTPSPDPDPDPDPDPDPDPDPTVNSDSVHEDLAPCQMEENTTTEDTETASGIGDEDPEKKEATESTETTNAPVAATVLQGDGDTSNHNAWNMACPPPRTPGPRLGEDMEAYVLLPAPRDHMVQCRIVRNKHGMDKGMFPSYYLYLEAEDGVAHFLLAGRKRKRSKTSNYLISLDPKDMSRNGNNFVGKVRSNVLGTKFTIFDNGVNPERSYWIPDSARIREELGVVCYETNVLGFRGPRKMTVILPGMDSRKQRMKVQPQNDQDSILSRVQKGAGHGLLLLQNKAPSWSDESGAYVLNFHGRVTRASVKNFQIVHPDERELLAIRRKIGDGGGSGHSSTTKQGGCVAVAWPPGRCSLLGSLRFLAWLRVQRCVNKKGI, from the exons ATGGTTCAGGCCAATCCTGATGCTTCCCTGAGGCACCGGCGACCCAGGCGTGGGGAGGAGCGCTTCCAGAGTGACAGCAGCTGGGGCCTTG GTGTTGGGAGCCCTTTCCTCCAGGAGAACGTACCACAGGCGCATCTGCCCTCCGGGGCGCACAGTGCCCTTGTCACCATGAGCTACGTCGGAGATGGGAGTGGCGAGCGGGCCCCCCTACTGTCACCCAGAGGAGCAG TATACACTCGGGGCAACGGCCCCGCGGTCCGCCATCTATGCTGGCTCCCAGACAGCTCCGATTCAGATGTGGAGGAAGTAACCATGGAGGACATCCCGGTCATCTCCCGACCTCCCAAGATGCATCTGGCAAACCGACGCAGGGGCTGGTTAGCCTCCCCAGGACCCG GGATCAGTGAAGAGGAAGAGGTTGAATCCAAGGATGCCAGAGTCGAAGACAAGACACCTagcccagacccagacccagacccagacccagatccagacccagacccagaccctaCCGTCAACTCTGATAGCGTCCACGAAGACTTAGCACCCTGCCAGATGGAAGAAAACACAACCACAGAGGATACAGAAACAGCCTCTGGCATCGGG GATGAAGACCCGGAGAAGAAAGAGGCCACAGAGTCTACAGAGACAACCAACGCCCCAGTGGCAGCCACGGTTTTACAAGGCGATGGTGACACCAGCAACCACAACGCCTGGAACATGGCCTGCCCCCCGCCTCGCACTCCAGGCCCGCGGCTCGGGGAGGACATGGAGGCATACGTATTGCTCCCTGCACCCCGAGACCACATGGTGCAGTGCCGCATCGTCCGAAACAAGCATGGCATGGACAAGGGCATGTTCCCTTCCTACTACCTCTACCTGGAGGCAGAGGATGGTGTAGCA CATTTCCTTCTGGCTGGgcggaaaaggaaaagaagcaaaactTCAAATTATCTCATCTCCCTGGACCCCAAAGACATGTCTCGCAATGGGAACAACTTTGTAGGCAAAGTTAG ATCCAATGTCTTGGGCACGAAATTCACCATCTTTGATAATGGGGTGAACCCTGAGCGGAGCTACTGGATTCCAGACAGTGCCCGGATCAGAGAGGAGCTGGGAGTTGTATGCTAC GAGACCAATGTCTTGGGATTCAGGGGGCCTCGGAAAATGACAGTGATCCTTCCAGGAATGGATAGCCGGAAGCAGAGGATGAAAGTCCAGCCACAAAAT GATCAGGATTCGATATTGAGTCGTGTACAGAAGGGCGCTGGACATGGGCTGCTCCTCCTACAGAACAAGGCCCCATCGTGGAGCGACGAAAGCGGCGCATACGTACTCAATTTTCACGGTCGTGTCACGCGGGCTTCGGTCAAGAACTTCCAGATAGTGCACCCGGATGAACGTGAGCTTCTAGCAATCCGAAGAAAGATTGGGGATGGGGGCGGAAGCGGGCACTCAAGTACAACTAAGCAGGGTGGGTGCGTCGCTGTCGCATGGCCTCCTGGGAGATGTAGTTTATTGGGCTCCTTGCGTTTCCTAGCTTGGTTGAGGGTACAGCGGTGTGTCAACAAAAAGGGAATTTGA
- the Tulp2 gene encoding tubby-related protein 2 isoform X6 encodes MSYVGDGSGERAPLLSPRGAVYTRGNGPAVRHLCWLPDSSDSDVEEVTMEDIPVISRPPKMHLANRRRGWLASPGPGISEEEEVESKDARVEDKTPSPDPDPDPDPDPDPDPDPTVNSDSVHEDLAPCQMEENTTTEDTETASGIGDEDPEKKEATESTETTNAPVAATVLQGDGDTSNHNAWNMACPPPRTPGPRLGEDMEAYVLLPAPRDHMVQCRIVRNKHGMDKGMFPSYYLYLEAEDGVAVRSSPLGHFLLAGRKRKRSKTSNYLISLDPKDMSRNGNNFVGKVRSNVLGTKFTIFDNGVNPERSYWIPDSARIREELGVVCYETNVLGFRGPRKMTVILPGMDSRKQRMKVQPQNDQDSILSRVQKGAGHGLLLLQNKAPSWSDESGAYVLNFHGRVTRASVKNFQIVHPDERELLAIRRKIGDGGGSGHSSTTKQGGCVAVAWPPGRCSLLGSLRFLAWLRVQRCVNKKGI; translated from the exons ATGAGCTACGTCGGAGATGGGAGTGGCGAGCGGGCCCCCCTACTGTCACCCAGAGGAGCAG TATACACTCGGGGCAACGGCCCCGCGGTCCGCCATCTATGCTGGCTCCCAGACAGCTCCGATTCAGATGTGGAGGAAGTAACCATGGAGGACATCCCGGTCATCTCCCGACCTCCCAAGATGCATCTGGCAAACCGACGCAGGGGCTGGTTAGCCTCCCCAGGACCCG GGATCAGTGAAGAGGAAGAGGTTGAATCCAAGGATGCCAGAGTCGAAGACAAGACACCTagcccagacccagacccagacccagacccagatccagacccagacccagaccctaCCGTCAACTCTGATAGCGTCCACGAAGACTTAGCACCCTGCCAGATGGAAGAAAACACAACCACAGAGGATACAGAAACAGCCTCTGGCATCGGG GATGAAGACCCGGAGAAGAAAGAGGCCACAGAGTCTACAGAGACAACCAACGCCCCAGTGGCAGCCACGGTTTTACAAGGCGATGGTGACACCAGCAACCACAACGCCTGGAACATGGCCTGCCCCCCGCCTCGCACTCCAGGCCCGCGGCTCGGGGAGGACATGGAGGCATACGTATTGCTCCCTGCACCCCGAGACCACATGGTGCAGTGCCGCATCGTCCGAAACAAGCATGGCATGGACAAGGGCATGTTCCCTTCCTACTACCTCTACCTGGAGGCAGAGGATGGTGTAGCAGTACGCTCCAGCCCTTTGGGG CATTTCCTTCTGGCTGGgcggaaaaggaaaagaagcaaaactTCAAATTATCTCATCTCCCTGGACCCCAAAGACATGTCTCGCAATGGGAACAACTTTGTAGGCAAAGTTAG ATCCAATGTCTTGGGCACGAAATTCACCATCTTTGATAATGGGGTGAACCCTGAGCGGAGCTACTGGATTCCAGACAGTGCCCGGATCAGAGAGGAGCTGGGAGTTGTATGCTAC GAGACCAATGTCTTGGGATTCAGGGGGCCTCGGAAAATGACAGTGATCCTTCCAGGAATGGATAGCCGGAAGCAGAGGATGAAAGTCCAGCCACAAAAT GATCAGGATTCGATATTGAGTCGTGTACAGAAGGGCGCTGGACATGGGCTGCTCCTCCTACAGAACAAGGCCCCATCGTGGAGCGACGAAAGCGGCGCATACGTACTCAATTTTCACGGTCGTGTCACGCGGGCTTCGGTCAAGAACTTCCAGATAGTGCACCCGGATGAACGTGAGCTTCTAGCAATCCGAAGAAAGATTGGGGATGGGGGCGGAAGCGGGCACTCAAGTACAACTAAGCAGGGTGGGTGCGTCGCTGTCGCATGGCCTCCTGGGAGATGTAGTTTATTGGGCTCCTTGCGTTTCCTAGCTTGGTTGAGGGTACAGCGGTGTGTCAACAAAAAGGGAATTTGA
- the Tulp2 gene encoding tubby-related protein 2 isoform X3, translating into MVQANPDASLRHRRPRRGEERFQSDSSWGLGVGSPFLQENVPQAHLPSGAHSALVTMSYVGDGSGERAPLLSPRGAVYTRGNGPAVRHLCWLPDSSDSDVEEVTMEDIPVISRPPKMHLANRRRGWLASPGPGISEEEEVESKDARVEDKTPSPDPDPDPDPDPDPDPDPTVNSDSVHEDLAPCQMEENTTTEDTETASGIGDEDPEKKEATESTETTNAPVAATVLQGDGDTSNHNAWNMACPPPRTPGPRLGEDMEAYVLLPAPRDHMVQCRIVRNKHGMDKGMFPSYYLYLEAEDGVAVRSSPLGHFLLAGRKRKRSKTSNYLISLDPKDMSRNGNNFVGKVRSNVLGTKFTIFDNGVNPERSYWIPDSARIREELGVVCYETNVLGFRGPRKMTVILPGMDSRKQRMKVQPQNDQDSILSRVQKGAGHGLLLLQNKAPSWSDESGAYVLNFHGRVTRASVKNFQIVHPDEPDHLVLQFGRVAPNIFTMDFRYPLCPLQAFAICLSSFDGKLAFF; encoded by the exons ATGGTTCAGGCCAATCCTGATGCTTCCCTGAGGCACCGGCGACCCAGGCGTGGGGAGGAGCGCTTCCAGAGTGACAGCAGCTGGGGCCTTG GTGTTGGGAGCCCTTTCCTCCAGGAGAACGTACCACAGGCGCATCTGCCCTCCGGGGCGCACAGTGCCCTTGTCACCATGAGCTACGTCGGAGATGGGAGTGGCGAGCGGGCCCCCCTACTGTCACCCAGAGGAGCAG TATACACTCGGGGCAACGGCCCCGCGGTCCGCCATCTATGCTGGCTCCCAGACAGCTCCGATTCAGATGTGGAGGAAGTAACCATGGAGGACATCCCGGTCATCTCCCGACCTCCCAAGATGCATCTGGCAAACCGACGCAGGGGCTGGTTAGCCTCCCCAGGACCCG GGATCAGTGAAGAGGAAGAGGTTGAATCCAAGGATGCCAGAGTCGAAGACAAGACACCTagcccagacccagacccagacccagacccagatccagacccagacccagaccctaCCGTCAACTCTGATAGCGTCCACGAAGACTTAGCACCCTGCCAGATGGAAGAAAACACAACCACAGAGGATACAGAAACAGCCTCTGGCATCGGG GATGAAGACCCGGAGAAGAAAGAGGCCACAGAGTCTACAGAGACAACCAACGCCCCAGTGGCAGCCACGGTTTTACAAGGCGATGGTGACACCAGCAACCACAACGCCTGGAACATGGCCTGCCCCCCGCCTCGCACTCCAGGCCCGCGGCTCGGGGAGGACATGGAGGCATACGTATTGCTCCCTGCACCCCGAGACCACATGGTGCAGTGCCGCATCGTCCGAAACAAGCATGGCATGGACAAGGGCATGTTCCCTTCCTACTACCTCTACCTGGAGGCAGAGGATGGTGTAGCAGTACGCTCCAGCCCTTTGGGG CATTTCCTTCTGGCTGGgcggaaaaggaaaagaagcaaaactTCAAATTATCTCATCTCCCTGGACCCCAAAGACATGTCTCGCAATGGGAACAACTTTGTAGGCAAAGTTAG ATCCAATGTCTTGGGCACGAAATTCACCATCTTTGATAATGGGGTGAACCCTGAGCGGAGCTACTGGATTCCAGACAGTGCCCGGATCAGAGAGGAGCTGGGAGTTGTATGCTAC GAGACCAATGTCTTGGGATTCAGGGGGCCTCGGAAAATGACAGTGATCCTTCCAGGAATGGATAGCCGGAAGCAGAGGATGAAAGTCCAGCCACAAAAT GATCAGGATTCGATATTGAGTCGTGTACAGAAGGGCGCTGGACATGGGCTGCTCCTCCTACAGAACAAGGCCCCATCGTGGAGCGACGAAAGCGGCGCATACGTACTCAATTTTCACGGTCGTGTCACGCGGGCTTCGGTCAAGAACTTCCAGATAGTGCACCCGGATGAAC CGGACCACCTGGTGCTCCAGTTTGGCCGAGTGGCCCCAAACATATTCACGATGGATTTCCGATATCCTCTTTGCCCGCTCCAAGCCTTCGCCATCTGCTTATCCAGTTTCGATGGGAAACTGGCGT ttttttga